In the Piscinibacter sp. XHJ-5 genome, one interval contains:
- a CDS encoding tripartite tricarboxylate transporter substrate-binding protein: MNRRRMLAAACASLAAPAAFHARAEDKPVIRILLGLPPGGGTDAIARLIADRLPAELGQPVMIENKVGAGGRFAADALMAAAPDGLTYMIAPNATPTFQTLVFGSQIKWNIWRDFAPVASLVSYPLGMAVSLSTGATNVREFIAWVKKNPTASFGTPGLGGQNHFLGVQFAKAAAIDLPVTPYKGTPPLITDLVGGHVPAAVTLMDEMMKFHRSGKVRVIGIFSDKRSELMPEIPTMAEQGIKVAGGEGWTAMWAPIKTPAAEIERMQRALQKVLATPQVRDALTTRLSVSPHYLNGQEMAQRQRTELAVWEPVIKASGFKPE, from the coding sequence ATGAACCGACGGCGGATGCTGGCCGCCGCTTGCGCGAGCCTTGCCGCGCCCGCCGCCTTCCATGCCCGCGCCGAGGACAAGCCGGTGATTCGCATCCTGCTGGGCTTGCCGCCCGGCGGTGGCACCGACGCGATCGCCCGCCTGATCGCCGACCGCCTGCCCGCCGAGCTGGGCCAGCCGGTGATGATCGAAAACAAGGTCGGCGCCGGCGGCCGCTTTGCCGCCGATGCACTGATGGCGGCCGCCCCCGACGGCCTGACCTACATGATTGCTCCCAACGCGACACCGACCTTCCAGACGCTCGTGTTCGGCTCGCAGATCAAGTGGAACATCTGGCGCGACTTCGCGCCGGTGGCGAGCCTCGTGTCGTATCCGCTCGGCATGGCAGTGAGCCTGTCGACCGGCGCGACCAACGTGCGCGAGTTCATCGCGTGGGTGAAGAAGAATCCCACCGCCTCCTTCGGCACGCCGGGGCTCGGTGGGCAGAACCACTTCCTGGGCGTCCAGTTCGCGAAGGCCGCAGCAATCGATCTGCCCGTCACGCCGTACAAGGGCACGCCGCCGCTGATCACCGACCTGGTCGGCGGTCATGTGCCGGCAGCGGTGACGCTGATGGACGAGATGATGAAATTCCATCGCTCGGGCAAGGTGCGCGTGATCGGCATCTTCAGCGACAAGCGCTCCGAGCTGATGCCCGAGATCCCGACGATGGCCGAACAGGGCATCAAGGTGGCAGGCGGCGAAGGCTGGACCGCGATGTGGGCACCGATCAAGACTCCCGCCGCCGAGATCGAACGCATGCAGCGCGCGCTGCAGAAGGTTCTTGCGACGCCGCAGGTCCGCGACGCGCTGACGACACGCCTGTCGGTGTCGCCGCACTACCTGAATGGGCAGGAGATGGCTCAACGCCAGCGCACGGAGCTGGCGGTCTGGGAGCCGGTCATCAAGGCCTCGGGCTTCAAGCCCGAGTGA